Proteins from one Neodiprion fabricii isolate iyNeoFabr1 chromosome 5, iyNeoFabr1.1, whole genome shotgun sequence genomic window:
- the LOC124181917 gene encoding tRNA N(3)-methylcytidine methyltransferase METTL2 translates to MAEGLDSSEIEKSIQKRPQFGNRTLTENAQVFQHNAWDNVTWDEEQEQKAREKVAENSTVLTSPEQIAKLEKDADIYWDKFYKIHQNRFFKDRHWLFTEFPELAPSTVTKDSLRPVRVFPQSAGPEKKDECSQTSQLSDLSSSRILEIGCGVGNTVFPILLYNTDPSLFVYCCDFSSTAINILKENSAYDQSRCQAFVLDATQENWAPPFDEQSLDIIVLIFVLSAIHPDKMGNVLKQIHRYLKPGGLVLFRDYGRYDLAQLRFKKGRCLSDNFYARGDGTRVYFFTQDEIRNMFVSHGFVQEQNIIDRRLQVNRGKLLTMYRVWIQAKYRKPF, encoded by the exons ATGGCGGAAGGTTTGGACAGTTCGGAAATTGAGAAATCTATTCAGAAAAGGCCACAGTTTGGTAATCGAACTCTCACTGAAAATGCCCAAGTTTTCCAACACAACGCATG GGATAACGTGACATGGGATGAAGAACAGGAACAAAAGGCTCGTGAGAAGGTCGCCGAAAATTCTACAGTTCTCACAAGTCCTGAACAGATTGCgaaattggaaaaagatgCAGATATTTACTGGGATAAGTTTTATAAGATTCATCAGAACAG ATTTTTCAAGGATAGACACTGGCTGTTCACCGAATTTCCCGAACTCGCGCCCAGCACTGTGACAAAGGACTCCCTTCGACCTGTGCGAGTGTTTCCGCAATCTGCAGgacctgaaaaaaaagatgaatgtTCTCAAACGTCACAATTGTCAGATTTGTCAAGTTCACGGATATTAGAAATTGGTTGCGGTGTTGGAAACACAGTGTTTCCTATTCTCCTTTACAACACAGATCCAAGTTTGTTTGTTTACTGTTgcgatttttcttcaacagcAATAAACATcttaaaagaaaattctgcATATGACCAGTcaag ATGCCAGGCATTTGTTCTTGATGCAACACAGGAAAATTGGGCTCCCCCATTTGATGAACAAAGCCTAGACATCATTGTCTTGATATTCGTGTTATCTGCCATTCATCCGGATAA aatggGTAATGTGCTTAAACAGATTCACCGATACTTGAAACCCGGTGGCTTAGTCCTATTCAGAGATTATGGAAGGTATGATTTGGCTCAGCTGAGGTTCAAAAAAGGGAGATGTTTGTCTGATAATTTTTATGCTCGAGGGGACGGTACAAGAGTTTATTTCTTCACCCAAG atgaaattaGGAATATGTTTGTCAGCCATGGGTTTGTACAGGAGCAGAATATAATAGATAGGAGATTACAAGTGAATCGTGGTAAATTACTCACTATGTATAGGGTATGGATACAAGCTAAGTATCGAAAGCCATTTTGA